CGATCAGCAGCCAACCGGCAAACATGTTTCCTCCCCCCGGCATGTGCCGACCATTCTAAAGGGATATCGGCCCGAGGACACTCGGGCCGAGGGGTGGCGTTGGCCGGCTGCGGCGATTCACTCGGCGGCGCAGACTGCCCGATAGAGGCCGGACTCACGGTCCAGCTCGCGCAGGGCATCGATCTGCGGCTGGCGGCTACCGTTGATGAGCGGCACCAGTTCGGCCGAGGAGCAGTTCATCAGGTACGGCTGGTGCTCCAGGCGGTCCACATAGTCTTTCTCGAAGCGATACAGAATGAACTCGACCAACGGGTGGTCGTCGGTCTGGCGTCGCTCCATGCTGCTGTGATCGACCACGCTGAAGCCGACCGTCAGGGGGACGGCGTAGGTCCACGGGCGCCAGAACATCCGGTCCTGCTTGGTTTCGACCACCTGCGCCGTCGCCGGCAGCTGATCGCGCTTGTGCTCATACCAGCTGTACTCATGGTTGATCTGATAGCCAAGGATGCCGAGGCCGGCAAAGACCGGGACGATCCAGCGGGGCAGCCGCTTGCCGCTCAGGGTGCGCAGCAGAAGTCCGATGCCCGCGGCGCCCAGTCCGGCGAAGACCGCCGCGATCAAGTGCCAAATCATGTTGGGAGCTTCCTGACAGCCATCGGGCTTCCCGAAGGAAGCCCGATGGGGGATGGGTTCCGGCGCCGGGACGACGCCGGGGTAGGATTATGACTCAGTGGTCGACCGCCATGCCAGCTCCCTTGGGATAGCGAACGCTCTCCACCAGGTCCTGGATCTCCTGGGGCGGCTCCTGGGTGGCCTTGGAGAGGGCGAAGGCCACGGCGAAGTTGATCATTGCACCCACCGCACCGATGGAGAGCGGCGAGATACCCAGCACCCAGTTGTCCGGGGTGTCCGGCAGGTTGTTGGTGCCGGGGATGAAGAACCAGCCCTTGTAGATGAAGATGTAGACCACGGTGAAGATCAGACCGGCCAGCATGCCGCCGATGGCACCGACGTTGTTCACCCGCTTGGAGAAGATGCCCATCATCAGCGCCGGGAACAGCGAGGCGGCGGCGATACCGAAGGCCAGTGCCACCACCTGGGCGGCGAAACCTGGCGGGTTGGCCCCGAGGTAGGTGGCCACCACGATGGCAACGGACATGGAGATTCGCGCCGCCAGCAGCTCGCCCTTCTCGGAGATGTTGGGATTGATCGAGCCCTTGATCAGGTCGTGACTGATCGCCGAGGAGATGGCCAGCAGCAGACCCGCGGCCGTCGACAGGGCAGCCGCCAGACCGCCCGCGGCGATCAAGCCGATGACCCAGCCGGGCAGGTTGGCGATCTCCGGGTTGGCCAGTACCAGGATGTCGTTGTTGACGGTCAGCTCGTTGCCTTCCCAACCGCGGTCGGCGAAGTCGGCGCTGCCGTTGTAGAACTGGATGCGACCATCGTCGTTCCTGTCCTCGAAGGAGATCAGGCCGGTCTCCTCCCAGGTGCGGATCCAGTCGGGACGATCCTCATAGAGGATGGGGTTGGTAGCGGCTTCCTCCATGTTCCCGACCTGTCCGGCCATTTCCGGGTAGATGGTGGTGGCGAGGTTCAGTCGCGCCATGGAGGCCACGGCGGGAGCGGTCAGGTAGAGAAGGCCGATGAAGACCAGGGCCCAGCCGGCGGACCAGCGAGCGTCGGCTACCTTCGGCACGGTGAAGAAGCGGATGATGACGTGGGGCAGACCGGCGGTACCGATCATCAGCGTCAGGGTGAACAGCACCATGTTGAGCTTGTTGTCCACGTCCGCCGTGTACTCGTTGAAGCCCAGTGCGGTGACCACTTCGTTGAGCTTGGTCAGCAGCGGTACGCCGGATTCGACATGACTGGAGAACAGGCCCAGCGGCGGGATCGGGTTGTTGGTCAGCTCCAGGGAGATGAACACCGCCGGAATGGTGTAGGCGACGATGAGCACGATGTACTGTGCCACCTGGGTGTAGGTGATGCCCTTCATGCCGCCGAGTACCGCGTAGAAGAAGACCACTACCGCCGCGATGATCAGGCCGGTGGTGGCGTCGACCTCCAGGAAGCGCGAGAAGGCCACGCCGGCCCCCGCCATCTGGCCGATGACGTAGGTCACCGAGGCCACGATCAGGCAGATGACCGCGACCAGTCGGGCCTGCTTGCTGTAGAAGCGGTCACCGATGAATTCGGGCACGGTGAACTTGCCGAACTTGCGCAGGTAGGGCGCGAGCAGCATGGCCAGCAGTACGTAACCACCGGTCCAGCCCATCAGGAACGTCGAGTTGGCGTAGCCGCCGGCGGCGATGAGGCCCGCCATGGAAATGAACGAAGCGGCCGACATCCAATCGGCGCCGATCGCCATGCCGTTGGTGACGGGGTGAACCCCGCCCCCGGCAACATAGAAGTCTTTGGTCGAGCCCGCCTTCGCCCATATCGCGATGCCGATGTAGATCGCAAACGAGCCTCCGACGAAGAGGACGTTGATGGCAAATTGACTCATGCTGGCTTACTCCCCGAGGCCGAACTGCTGGTCGAGCCGATTCATCTTCCAGGCATAGAAGAAGATCAGCACGATGAAGGTCAGGATGGATCCCTGTTGGGCAAACCAGAAGCCCAGGTCGGTACCGCCGACAGGAATACCTGACAGCAGGGGGCGAAACAGGATGGCGCAGCCGTAGGAGACGAATGCCCAGACGATCATACAGCCGGTTATCAGGCGTAGGTTCGCCTTCCAATATGCAGTCGCGTTGGATTTGTCATCTGCCATAGTGATGCTCTCCACTTGTTGTTAAGGTTGGGAAGTCGCCAAGAGAGTTGTTACCAAGGTCATCAGGGGGAGGCACCAAGCGAGTCGAGCGGTTAGTCGATGACGCCAGCCAGCGCCTGTTGATCCCATGATCCCTGCGGACGAGCCGCACTTCCCACCACGTCTGGTCATCTATCACCGAGCCGCGTTAATTAGGCGCTTTTTCCCCGATGGCTCATTGGCAATAGTGGTCAATAAAACAGAAAAATAAAATCCCAGACTTTCGTATCATGAGCAAACTATAATGCTCTTATCTTCATTTTAATTCTTTAAGATCAATGGGTTGGTTTCTTGTTGCATGGCGGGTGCGGTGGTGCTCCCTTTGGTGATAGGACGATTGTCTAGCCTTGGACTTTTGTCTATGCCTTTCGCCTGTAAGACCAATGTCTAGTTCTAGTGGCAAGCTTTCGAAAGCCGTTCTCTTTGACGTTGGTCTAGGTTATGTCTGGAAAGTCGGGACTGTTATTCTGCCTCGGTAAGACCGGTTCGATGCGAATGGCGTTGAGCGGGGCGAGGTGTTTCTACAAGTTCGGGCGACAGGGACGTACATGCCCAGGATGGGTGCTCCCTTGGTACCGCGACCTGCCAGCCAGGCCTCACTTTCCGACTCGTTCGAGCGCTGACGGCGATGACGGCCGCACCACGAGGGTTACCACATGGTCGATGTCGATCTTACTCAGCCCCCGTTCTCCTTTTTGAATGAAGAGGGGCGTGAGCGTGTGCGTCATGGCATTGACCTGGCCTACTTCGATCGCGACGAGATCATTCTGGAGACCGGCCAGCCCGGGGAGTATGTGTTCCTCATCCACAAGGGCGAGGTGGCCGAGCTGGATACCACCCAGCCGGGAGCCCGCGAGCGGATCGGCCATTACACGGCAGGCGACCTGTTCGGCGCCATCAGTATTCTCAACGGCAAGAGTCGCTATCGCTTCCGTGCCGAGCAGGAGTGCCTCTGTTACCTGATGCCGAAGGCGCTGTTCCTGCAGCTATGCGACGATTACCCCGCCTTCGCCGAGTTCTTTCGTCAGACCCTGGCCCACAAGACGCGCCTGCTGACCGAGCAGCGCGCCGAGGGCGGGGTGACCATGGCCGGCTTCATGCTGGCCAAGGTCAGCGAGTGCATGCGGCCGCCGCTGTGCATGGGGGCGGAGGCGACCATTGCAGAAGCGGTGGCCAGGCTGCACGAGAGCCACGCCGACAGTCTGCTGGTGGAGAGCGAGCAGGGCGCAGGCATGGTCACCAAGACCGACCTGCTCGAAGCGCTGGTGCTGCAGGGGCGCGAGAAGCAGAGCCCGCTGCGGGACATCGCGCATTTCGCGCTGGTCACGGTGCGCCCCGATCAATACCTGTTCGAGGTGCTGGTGACGATGACCCGCCACAAGGTGGAGCGAGTGGTTGTCCTCGAGCGGGAATCTCCTGTCGGCGTGGTCGAGCTGACCGATGTGCTGAGCTATTTCTCCAGCCGCAGTTACGTCGTCAGCCTGCAGGTGGAGCAGGCCGATAGTCTCGATGCCCTGTTTCGTGCCAGCCGTCGGACCCCCGAACTGGTCAAGGCGCTCATGGCGCAAGGCGTCAAGCTGCGCTTCGCCATGGGCCTGCTGGCGGCACTCAACGGGCGCATCATGTCCAAGGCGTGGGGTTTCTTGATCGACGAGCGCTATCACCAGGAGAGCTGCCTGATGGTGATGGGCAGCGAAGGGCGTGGCGAGCAGATCCTCAAGACCGACCAGGACAATGGCCTGATCCTGGCCGATGGTCTCGAATGGCCCGAGGTGGGCGAGCAGATGCAGCGCCTCACCGAGACGCTGATCGAGCTGGGCTACCCGCCTTGTCCGGGCAACATCATGGTCAACAATCCCGAGTGGGTGGGCTCCGTCAGCCAGTGGCGCGAGCGCATTGCCCGCTGGGCTCGGAGACGCGATGGCGATAGCCTGATGAAGCTCGCCATCATGCTCGACTCCCATGCGGTAGCCGGCAACCCGGCGCTGCTCGAGCGGGTTCGCGAAGCGCTGTTCGAGGAGTGCTCGCGTGACGAACTCCTGCTCTCCTATTTCGCCCGCACGGCGCTGCGCTTCTCCACGCCGCTGACCCTGTTTGGCTCACTCAAGAAGCCCCAGCACGGCATCGACATCAAGAAAGGCGGCATATTTCCCATCGTGCATGGGGTGCGCACCATGGCGCTGGAGCGGCGTATCAAGCCCACCTCCACGCTGGAGCGCCTCGAGGCCTTGGCGGCGGATGGCAGGCTGGAGGAGCGCGTCGCCGAAGATCTGGCCGAGGCGCTGTCGCTATTCACCGAGCTGCGCTTGAAACAGCAGCTCGAACGTCTCGATGGTGACGGCGACGGCAAGAGCCCGGACCGCGTCGTGGTCCAGCAGCTGTCATCGCTGGAGCGCGACCTGCTGCGCGAAGCGCTGCATATCGTCAAGGACTTCAAACAGAGCCTGTCGCAACGCTATCACCTCGAGTATTCCTGAGGGCGCTAGCGGCTGGGCAGGTAGGTACAGAGGAGGTAGGCATGTTTCGAGCGCTGCGCCGGGCCCACGATCGTCGGCGTCATGCGGGTGGCGAGTATGGCTGGCTGTTCCGCCCCTACACCGGGGATGAACTCGTCGCCATCGACTGTGAGACCACCGGGGTCGATACGCGTACTGCCGAGCCCGTCTCCATCGGTGCGGTCAAGGTCCGCGGCGACAGGGTGCTGACCAGCGAGTCGCTCGACCTGCGCCTCCGGCGCCCCGCCACGCTGACCGGCGATTCCATCCGCGTGCATGGCCTGCGCGGCGTCGACCTGGACGACGGCATCGGCCTGGATGAGGCCCTGGCAACCCTGCTCGACTTCATCGGCAACCGCCCGCTGCTGGGCTGGCGCCTCGACTTCGACCTGGCCATTCTCAACCGCCAGCTACGGCCGCGCTTCGGCTTCGACCTGCCCAACAGCGGCATCGACGTGGCGCAGTTGTATCACCGCCAGCAGCGGCGCAGCGTGATGGAGCCCGAGCCGCGTGCGCAGCGCTTCGAGGCGGTGGCCGAGGCGCTCGGCGTGCCGGTCATGGGGCGTCACACCGCGCTGGGCGATGCCGTGACCACGGCGCTGATGTACCTGCGCCTGGAGCGGGCGGGGATGCAGGACCGCCGCGAGGCGTGAGTCGCTCCACGGCGTCGCCTCCGGGCGGCGTCGATGGTAGGATGTGCGGCCTCACCCACCGTTCGCTCTGGCAGTGCCCCGACCATGCAAGACGCCGTCACCTTCGACCCCCGTGCCGTTGCCGATCTCGATACTCCTCAGCAGCAGAGAGAGGCGGAGCCCCCGCTGGAGCAGCTCGACGCCAAAGGGCGGCGTGAGTTCAACAAGTTGCAGAAGCGCCTGCGTCGCCAGGTGGGCAACGCCATCATCGACTACGGCATGATCCACGAGGGCGATCGGGTCATGGTCTGCCTGTCGGGCGGCAAGGATAGCTATTCCCTGCTCGAGATCCTGCGCAACCTGCAGCGCAATGCGCCGGTAAACTTCTCGCTGGTCGCGGTCAACCTCGACCAGAAGCAGCCGGGCTTTCCCGAGCATGTGCTGCCCGAGTATCTCGAGACCACCGGCGTCGAGTACTACATTCTCGAGCGCGACACCTACTCGGTGGTGAAGGAGAAGACGCCGGAGGGCAAGACCACCTGCGCGCTCTGCTCACGCCTGCGGCGCGGCTCGCTCTACGGCTTCGCCGAGGAGATCGGTGCCACCAAGGTGGCCCTGGGACACCACCGCGAGGACATCCTCGAGACGCTGTTCCTCAACATGTTCTATGGCGGCAGCCTCAAGGCGATGCCGCCCAAGCTGCTCTCCGACGACGGCAAGAACATCGTCATTCGACCGCTGGCCTACTGCCGCGAGGCCGATATCGCCGAGTTCGCAAGGCTGATGGCTTTCCCCATCATTCCCTGCAACCTGTGCGGCTCCCAGCCGAACCAGCAGCGCCAGGTGGTCAAGGAGATGCTGGCCGAGTGGGAGCGCAAGCACCCGGGACGCATCGAATCGATGTTCAAGGCGGTGACCAACGTGGCGCCGTCGCAGCTCGCCGACCGCGAGCTGTTCGACTTCGAGGGGCTCGAGGCCAAGCAGGTCCGGCTGCGCGAGCGGCGCATCGATGCCCTGAACGTTTCCAACGATAGCTGAGTCGCGTCCGGTGGCGAATCGAAGAGGCCCGCCTGGCTAGCCAGGCGGGCCTCTTCTCGTTTCGGGGTCAGCGCGCGTGGGATCGACCGCTTCAGTGGTCGTCGTGGGCCTGGGCCACCAGCGCCTCGAGGTTGAGGATGTTGACCTCGCGACCGGAGACCTCGACCAGCCCCTGCTGCTGGAAACGCCCGAGAATGCGGCTGACCGTTTCCACGGCCAGGCCCAGGTAGTTGCCGATATCGGCCCGCGACATGGAGAGGCGGAAGCTGTAGGGCGAGTAGCCGCGGCGGCGGAAGCGATCCGACAGGCTCGAGAAGAAGCTGGCCAGGCGCTGATCAGCGGTCTTGCGCGACAGCAGGCGCATCATCTTGCGGTCGTCGCGCAGCTCCTTGCTCATGCTGCGGTAGAGCTGGCCGCGCAGCTCCGGCAGCTGCTCGGAGAGCTGGTCGAGCCGGTCGAAGGGGATCTCGCACACGGTGGTGGTCTCGAGCGCGATCACGCTACCGGGGTAGAGCTGCTCGTCGATCCCGTCGAGGCCGACCAGTTCGCTGGGCAGGTAGAAGTTGGTGACCTGGTCCTCGCCCGAGCCCTCGGTGGTGACCTGCTTGAGGCTGCCGGAGCGCACCGCGAAGACGCTGCTGAAGGCACTGCCCTGGCGGAACAGCGATTCGCCCTTCTTCAGCGGCGAGCGGCGCCGGATGATGGCGTCGAACTGTTCCATGTCCTCGAGTTCCAGAGCGAGGGGCAGGCACAGCGAACTCAGGCTGCAGTTCTGGCAACGGGTTTCATGCAGCAGCGAACGCCGCTTGCCGAGCGCATTGGCTGCGTTGACCGGCATGCTCCACCTCCTTGATCGTCGTCATGGAGGCATTATGGAACATTAATGAAGCAGGTGAAATGCCCCTTGCGACCTTTGGCCGCAATTCGATTAGGCCGCCTCGAGCGATTGCGCCCCGCTCAGACGATGCGCGAGAACTCCGGACCAGGCTGCGGCGGCAGCCGGGCATCGAAGGCCATGGCGAGGTGCCGGATCAACAGCCGGCCGATGGGGGTGGCAATGAGCCGGTGCCCCTCCAGGGAGACCAGACCGTCACGCTGGAGCGCTTCCAGGCGCGACAGGGCGCCGGCCAGGTAGCGCGGCGCCTCGATGCCGAAGGTCTCGCTCAGCTCGTCGAGGTCGAGCGCCATGTCACACATCAGGCGCTCGATCGCATGCCGCCTGACCCGGTCATCGAAGGTCAGCCGGATACCCCGCGCGGTAGGCAGACGGCTGGCATCGAGGGCCGCTTCGTAGTCGGCGAGGCGGGTATGGTTCTGGGCATAGACGTCATCGATGCAGGAGATGGCCGAGACCCCGAGGCCCACCAGGTCGCACTGGGCATGGCTCGAGTAGCCCTGGAAGTTGCGCTGCAGGGTACCCTCGCGTTGGGCAATCACCAGGCTGTCGCTGGCGCGGGCAAAGTGATCCATGCCGATGTGCACGTAGCCGGCGCCGGTCAGCATGGCGATGGTGGTGCGCAGTATCGCCAGCTTCTCCTCGGGCCCGGGGAGGTCTTCGGCGCGAATGCGGCGCTGCGCCGTGAAGCGCTCGGGCATGTGGGCATAGTTGAAGACCGAGATTCGCGCCGGCGCCATGGCGATGACCTGCTCCAGCGTGGCGGCGAAGCTGTCCCGGGTCTGCAGCGGCAGCCCGTAGATCAAGTCCAGGTTGAGCGAGCGAAAGCCGAGCCGGTCGGCCTCGTCGAGCAGCGCCTCGGTGAGGATGCGCGGCTGGATGCGGTTGATGGCCCGCTGCACCCGCGGGTCGAGGTCCTGAACGCCGAGGCTCAGGCGATTGAAGCCCAGCGCCTGCAGGTGGCGCAGGGTGAAGACGTCGGCCTCGCGCGGGTCGATCTCGATGGCGTAGTCGCGGTCGCGGGCGCTGGAGAGGCCGAAGCGGGCGTCGAGGCGATCGATCAGGTCGCTCATCTGGTCGAGGCTGAGAAAGCTCGGCGTGCCGCCGCCCCAGTGCAGCTGGGCGACTTCGCGACGCGTATCGAGGTATGGCCTGAGCAGCACCATTTCCCTGTCCAGTCGCGAGATGTAGGGCTCCGCGACCCTGGCGTTCTTGGTGGCGATCTTGTGGCAGGAGCAGTAGTGGCAGGCCTTGCGACAGAAGGGAATGTGCACGTAGAGCGACAGCGGCCTGCCGTCGGCGTTGCTGCGAGCCAGGGCCGCCTGATAGGCCTGTTCGCCGAAGTCGTCACGGAACGAATAGAGGGTGGGATACGACGAATAGCGCGGGCCGTGGGTATCGTAGCGCCTCAGCAGGGCCTCGTCCCAGGCGAAAGGATCGGCCATCGCTCGATGCACGGACATCGCGGGAACGGACATGATGGCACTCCGAAAGGCTAACATGGACACAATGTAGCGGTACGCTGGCCCAAGCGGATTGAGCTGCGTCAAACGAAGTGAAGGTCGTGTCTCGGCCGCGCGTTCAGTGGCCTGGCGCTCCATGCGGCAACAGGTTCGCCACCTGCCACAGGGCGAAGGCGATGATCGCGAGGGCGGCCAGGGTGCGGGTCGCCGGGTGGCGGATCAGCGTGCCGAGCTGACGCGCAGCGAAGCCGGTGACCAGCAGCGCGGGCAGGGTGCCGAGGCCGAAGGCCGCCATCAGCGCCGCCCCGCGCCAAGGGTCGGCCGTGGCCAGGCTCCAGGCCAGCATCGAGTAGACCAGCCCGCAGGGCAGCCAGCCCCATACCGCGCCGAGGCCAATGGCCTGGGGGATCCTGACCACCGGCATCAGCCGCTTGCCGACCGGCTCCAGATGGCGCCACAGGTGGCGGCCCAGAGCCTCCACCTTGAGCAGCCCCTTCCACCAGTTGGCGATATACAGCGCCATCAGGATCAGCATGACGGCGGCGAGCAGCTGCAGGCCGATGCGTGCCCCCGGGGTCAGCGCCACCAGGGTGCCGAGCGAGGCGACCAGGGCGCCGGCGGCCGTGTAGCTGGCGATGCGACCCAGGTTGTAGCCGAGCAGCAGCCCCGAGAGCCGGGCCGGACTGCGCATGCTGGGCGGCACGGCGAAGGTCAGCGCGCTCATGATGCCGCCGCACATGCCGATGCAGTGGGCGCCGCCGAGCAAGCCGAAGACGAAGGCCGCCAGCAGCGGCGGCAGGCCGAGTCCGGTGGGATCCATCAGCGCTCCGCCGGGCCGTCGTCACCCTCGCTGGCCGGCTTGCGCCGGCCGGCCTGGCGCCGCCGTTCGCGCTCTTCCGGCGTCAGGTCGTTGTCGTCCTCGTCGAACAGGATGCGGTGGGCCGGCCCTTCGAGATCCTCGAACTGATCGTTCTTCACCGCCCAGAAGAAGGCCCATACGGCCAGGCCGAGCAGGATCAGCGAGAGCGGGATGAGCAGGTAGAGAATGGTCATGCATTCACCATTTGGGCGTCGCGGTCTGGGGGCTGGCTGGGGCGCAGGCGGAAGCGGTTGAGGCGCAGTGCGTTGCCCACCACCACCAGCGAGCTGCCGGACATGCCCAGCGCCGCGACCCAGGGCGGTACGACGCCGATGGCGGCCAGCGGCAGCGCCGAGAAGTTGTAGCACACCGACCAGATCATGTTCTGGCGCATGATCCGGCGGGTGGCACGGGCGATCTCGATCGCCTCGACGATACGCATCAGGCGCGGGCTCAGCAATACCGCATCGGCGCTGGTGCGGGCCAGGTCGGTGGCGCCGTTCATGGCGATAGACACGTCGGCGCCGGCGAGCACCGGCACGTCGTTGATGCCGTCGCCGATCATCGCGACCTTCTCGCCGGCCGCCTGGCACGCCCGGATGCGCTCGAGCTTGCCCTCGGGGCTGACGCCGGCGTGCCAGGTCTCGAGTCCCAACTGGCCGGCCAGGCGGCGTACCGCCTCGCGGGTATCGCCGGAGAGCAGTTCGACGCGTATGCCTCGCGCCATCAGCTCGGCGATGGCCTGCTCGGCATCGTCGCGCAGTCGGTCGCGCAGGGCGAACCAGGCGCGCGGCTCGCCGCCCTCGCTGAGCAGCAGCCACTGGCCGTCATCCGGCGCCGTGAGGGCGTGGCCGGGGGCGGCGAAGTCGGCGCGCCCCAAGCGCCAGCGCTGGCCGTCGAGCGTGCCCTCGACGCCCTGGCCGGTACGGCTGCTCCTGTCGCTTGCGTCCACCGTCGCCTCGCGCCAGGGGCGGAAGGCGCGGGCGATGGGATGCTCCGAGTGGGCCTCCAGCGCCGCGCCGATCACCCTGGCGCGCCCGGCCGAAAGCCCGCCGAGCGGGCGGGTGTCGACCAACTGCATCTCGCCGCAGGTCAGGGTGCCGGTCTTGTCGAAGATCACCCGGTCGACCTGGGACAGCGACTCGATGGCGTCGGCGCGGGTGATTAGCACCCCGCGCCGGCGCAGCTGGCCGTGGCCCGCGGTGAGCGCGGTGGGTGTGGCCAGCGCCAGGGCGCAGGGACAGGTCACCACCAGCACCGAGAGTGTCACCCACAGCATGCGGCTGGGGTCGATGAACCACCAGGCGGTTGACACGCAGGCGGTCACCACCAGCAGGCGCAGCACGAACAGGTGCGACATGCGCGCGGCCATCTGGGCCAGCCGCGGGCGGCTGGCGAAGGCGCGGTCGGTGAGATCGACGATGCCGGCCACCCGCGCCTCCTTGCCGGCGTGGGTGACGCGCACCACCAGCGGACTCTCGATGTTCTGGCTGCCGCCGGTGACGCTGTCGCCGATGCGCCGGGTCACCGGCAGGTACTCGCCGGTGAGCATCGACTCGTCGAGGCTCGACTCGCCCTCCTCGATCACGCCGTCAGCGGGCACGCCGTGGCCCGGCTTGACCACGACGCGGTCGCCGGCGGCGAGTTCGCTGGCAGGCAGGATGCGCTCCTCGCCGTCGGCCTCGAGGCGCACCGCGGAGAGCGGCAGGGCGCCGGTCAGGGCGTTGCCGGTATGCCCGCTGCGCCGCCGTGCGCGGGCCTCGACGTAGCGGCCGAAGAGCAGGAAAAAGGTGAACATCGCGACCGAGTCGAAATAGACCTCGCCGCTGCCCGAGAGCACGGCATAGCCGCTGGCCAGGTAGGCGCCGCCGATGGCGATCGAGACCGGCACGTCCATGCCCAGCACACGCGCACGCAGGTCGCGCGCGGCGTTGCGGAAGAAGGGCACCGCGGAGAAGAACACCACCGGCGTGGCCAGGGCGAACGACAGCCAGTGG
This portion of the Billgrantia sulfidoxydans genome encodes:
- a CDS encoding DUF294 nucleotidyltransferase-like domain-containing protein; the protein is MVDVDLTQPPFSFLNEEGRERVRHGIDLAYFDRDEIILETGQPGEYVFLIHKGEVAELDTTQPGARERIGHYTAGDLFGAISILNGKSRYRFRAEQECLCYLMPKALFLQLCDDYPAFAEFFRQTLAHKTRLLTEQRAEGGVTMAGFMLAKVSECMRPPLCMGAEATIAEAVARLHESHADSLLVESEQGAGMVTKTDLLEALVLQGREKQSPLRDIAHFALVTVRPDQYLFEVLVTMTRHKVERVVVLERESPVGVVELTDVLSYFSSRSYVVSLQVEQADSLDALFRASRRTPELVKALMAQGVKLRFAMGLLAALNGRIMSKAWGFLIDERYHQESCLMVMGSEGRGEQILKTDQDNGLILADGLEWPEVGEQMQRLTETLIELGYPPCPGNIMVNNPEWVGSVSQWRERIARWARRRDGDSLMKLAIMLDSHAVAGNPALLERVREALFEECSRDELLLSYFARTALRFSTPLTLFGSLKKPQHGIDIKKGGIFPIVHGVRTMALERRIKPTSTLERLEALAADGRLEERVAEDLAEALSLFTELRLKQQLERLDGDGDGKSPDRVVVQQLSSLERDLLREALHIVKDFKQSLSQRYHLEYS
- the fnr gene encoding fumarate/nitrate reduction transcriptional regulator Fnr codes for the protein MPVNAANALGKRRSLLHETRCQNCSLSSLCLPLALELEDMEQFDAIIRRRSPLKKGESLFRQGSAFSSVFAVRSGSLKQVTTEGSGEDQVTNFYLPSELVGLDGIDEQLYPGSVIALETTTVCEIPFDRLDQLSEQLPELRGQLYRSMSKELRDDRKMMRLLSRKTADQRLASFFSSLSDRFRRRGYSPYSFRLSMSRADIGNYLGLAVETVSRILGRFQQQGLVEVSGREVNILNLEALVAQAHDDH
- a CDS encoding sulfite exporter TauE/SafE family protein; this encodes MDPTGLGLPPLLAAFVFGLLGGAHCIGMCGGIMSALTFAVPPSMRSPARLSGLLLGYNLGRIASYTAAGALVASLGTLVALTPGARIGLQLLAAVMLILMALYIANWWKGLLKVEALGRHLWRHLEPVGKRLMPVVRIPQAIGLGAVWGWLPCGLVYSMLAWSLATADPWRGAALMAAFGLGTLPALLVTGFAARQLGTLIRHPATRTLAALAIIAFALWQVANLLPHGAPGH
- the ccoS gene encoding cbb3-type cytochrome oxidase assembly protein CcoS, giving the protein MTILYLLIPLSLILLGLAVWAFFWAVKNDQFEDLEGPAHRILFDEDDNDLTPEERERRRQAGRRKPASEGDDGPAER
- the ttcA gene encoding tRNA 2-thiocytidine(32) synthetase TtcA gives rise to the protein MQDAVTFDPRAVADLDTPQQQREAEPPLEQLDAKGRREFNKLQKRLRRQVGNAIIDYGMIHEGDRVMVCLSGGKDSYSLLEILRNLQRNAPVNFSLVAVNLDQKQPGFPEHVLPEYLETTGVEYYILERDTYSVVKEKTPEGKTTCALCSRLRRGSLYGFAEEIGATKVALGHHREDILETLFLNMFYGGSLKAMPPKLLSDDGKNIVIRPLAYCREADIAEFARLMAFPIIPCNLCGSQPNQQRQVVKEMLAEWERKHPGRIESMFKAVTNVAPSQLADRELFDFEGLEAKQVRLRERRIDALNVSNDS
- a CDS encoding DUF4212 domain-containing protein gives rise to the protein MADDKSNATAYWKANLRLITGCMIVWAFVSYGCAILFRPLLSGIPVGGTDLGFWFAQQGSILTFIVLIFFYAWKMNRLDQQFGLGE
- the hemN gene encoding oxygen-independent coproporphyrinogen III oxidase, coding for MSVPAMSVHRAMADPFAWDEALLRRYDTHGPRYSSYPTLYSFRDDFGEQAYQAALARSNADGRPLSLYVHIPFCRKACHYCSCHKIATKNARVAEPYISRLDREMVLLRPYLDTRREVAQLHWGGGTPSFLSLDQMSDLIDRLDARFGLSSARDRDYAIEIDPREADVFTLRHLQALGFNRLSLGVQDLDPRVQRAINRIQPRILTEALLDEADRLGFRSLNLDLIYGLPLQTRDSFAATLEQVIAMAPARISVFNYAHMPERFTAQRRIRAEDLPGPEEKLAILRTTIAMLTGAGYVHIGMDHFARASDSLVIAQREGTLQRNFQGYSSHAQCDLVGLGVSAISCIDDVYAQNHTRLADYEAALDASRLPTARGIRLTFDDRVRRHAIERLMCDMALDLDELSETFGIEAPRYLAGALSRLEALQRDGLVSLEGHRLIATPIGRLLIRHLAMAFDARLPPQPGPEFSRIV
- a CDS encoding sodium:solute symporter family protein — its product is MSQFAINVLFVGGSFAIYIGIAIWAKAGSTKDFYVAGGGVHPVTNGMAIGADWMSAASFISMAGLIAAGGYANSTFLMGWTGGYVLLAMLLAPYLRKFGKFTVPEFIGDRFYSKQARLVAVICLIVASVTYVIGQMAGAGVAFSRFLEVDATTGLIIAAVVVFFYAVLGGMKGITYTQVAQYIVLIVAYTIPAVFISLELTNNPIPPLGLFSSHVESGVPLLTKLNEVVTALGFNEYTADVDNKLNMVLFTLTLMIGTAGLPHVIIRFFTVPKVADARWSAGWALVFIGLLYLTAPAVASMARLNLATTIYPEMAGQVGNMEEAATNPILYEDRPDWIRTWEETGLISFEDRNDDGRIQFYNGSADFADRGWEGNELTVNNDILVLANPEIANLPGWVIGLIAAGGLAAALSTAAGLLLAISSAISHDLIKGSINPNISEKGELLAARISMSVAIVVATYLGANPPGFAAQVVALAFGIAAASLFPALMMGIFSKRVNNVGAIGGMLAGLIFTVVYIFIYKGWFFIPGTNNLPDTPDNWVLGISPLSIGAVGAMINFAVAFALSKATQEPPQEIQDLVESVRYPKGAGMAVDH
- a CDS encoding 3'-5' exonuclease, with amino-acid sequence MFRALRRAHDRRRHAGGEYGWLFRPYTGDELVAIDCETTGVDTRTAEPVSIGAVKVRGDRVLTSESLDLRLRRPATLTGDSIRVHGLRGVDLDDGIGLDEALATLLDFIGNRPLLGWRLDFDLAILNRQLRPRFGFDLPNSGIDVAQLYHRQQRRSVMEPEPRAQRFEAVAEALGVPVMGRHTALGDAVTTALMYLRLERAGMQDRREA